The Candidatus Cetobacterium colombiensis genome includes a window with the following:
- a CDS encoding TIGR03986 family type III CRISPR-associated RAMP protein, giving the protein MAKGKIEAINKDAKKVTIKGKEYQIGKAKWNSENLANKLDVGVEIEFDIKGANFDFKRVVSSLESSFSKGNNNTKFGGNTSKQSIGNIKFDYPYNFVRIEDKVEREPVNKGEFSGKIICTLTNKSPIFFPEPKGNEVATNHSREMFYKKDGKYVIPASSLKGSFRSVLEAISNSCLLNIESERLEKRLSAGAFNDRVFGIIKRLPTENEDGLIVEATVLKVKTEALPFEYKDRRGKGKESIYDLPLSNLIKNYEHIDKNNDFEKVTNGKKDMDGILWISSDIFSKKHEKILYPTQNGKSFKFTLDEYKDIQYLLKQRNERDLKKGGKEFYIESIKSGDPIIFQVDNNGNAKNLAFSEIPRLRYKYSPYDLVPKELKACDTFEDACYACRIFGMTGNNNEDKKEEDKDKIALQGRVFFKDATIDKDKANIQSKPILIKSLGEPHPTLTGFYLENGTYDDKTKIRGRKFYWHHKDKLNTDYSKFKTSITPEKEEKHNSSIQFMNSGNEFNFEVSFKNLKEDELGLLLLTLELENDMLHKFGKAKALGFGSSEVKVTNLLLQPKNRYESFDSSYVESEDKQKFIDDFKNKFNLENKDQWKDLKVILNQTNKLDFSKSPFPESEDKKGQLNTLNWFTKMKKDFKNNFKLPKIQDYK; this is encoded by the coding sequence GTGGCAAAAGGAAAAATTGAAGCAATTAATAAAGACGCTAAAAAGGTAACAATAAAAGGTAAAGAGTATCAAATTGGAAAAGCTAAATGGAATAGTGAAAACCTAGCTAATAAATTAGATGTTGGAGTTGAAATTGAGTTTGATATAAAGGGAGCTAACTTTGATTTTAAAAGAGTTGTATCTTCTTTAGAAAGTAGCTTCTCAAAAGGAAATAATAACACTAAATTTGGTGGCAACACATCTAAACAAAGTATTGGGAACATAAAATTTGATTATCCATATAATTTTGTTAGAATTGAAGATAAAGTTGAAAGAGAGCCCGTTAATAAAGGAGAATTTTCTGGAAAGATAATTTGTACTTTAACTAATAAATCACCTATATTTTTTCCAGAACCTAAAGGTAATGAGGTAGCTACAAATCACTCTAGAGAGATGTTCTATAAAAAAGATGGAAAGTATGTTATTCCTGCAAGCTCTTTAAAGGGTAGCTTTAGAAGTGTTTTAGAAGCTATTTCTAACAGTTGTTTACTTAATATTGAAAGTGAGAGACTTGAAAAAAGACTTAGTGCTGGAGCTTTTAATGATAGAGTTTTCGGAATCATCAAAAGACTTCCAACTGAGAATGAGGATGGACTTATTGTTGAGGCCACTGTTTTAAAAGTTAAAACTGAAGCTCTTCCTTTTGAATACAAAGATAGAAGAGGCAAAGGAAAAGAGAGCATTTATGACTTACCTCTTTCTAATCTAATAAAAAATTATGAGCATATAGATAAAAATAATGATTTTGAAAAGGTTACTAATGGAAAAAAAGATATGGATGGTATTCTTTGGATAAGTTCTGATATTTTCAGTAAGAAACATGAAAAAATACTATACCCAACTCAAAATGGAAAATCATTTAAATTTACTTTGGATGAATACAAAGATATTCAATATCTTTTAAAACAAAGAAATGAAAGAGATTTAAAAAAGGGTGGAAAAGAGTTTTATATTGAAAGTATCAAATCTGGAGACCCTATTATTTTCCAAGTTGATAACAATGGAAATGCTAAAAATCTTGCTTTCTCTGAAATTCCAAGATTAAGATACAAATATAGTCCATATGATTTAGTGCCAAAAGAACTAAAAGCTTGTGATACTTTTGAAGATGCTTGTTATGCTTGTAGAATATTTGGAATGACTGGTAACAATAACGAGGACAAAAAGGAAGAGGATAAGGATAAAATAGCTCTTCAAGGTAGAGTTTTCTTTAAAGATGCCACTATTGATAAAGATAAGGCTAATATTCAATCTAAACCTATTCTTATCAAATCTCTAGGTGAACCTCATCCTACTTTAACAGGTTTCTATTTAGAAAATGGAACGTATGATGACAAAACTAAAATAAGAGGTAGAAAATTCTATTGGCATCATAAAGATAAACTTAACACTGATTATTCTAAGTTTAAAACTTCTATTACTCCTGAAAAAGAGGAAAAGCATAACTCTAGTATTCAGTTCATGAATTCTGGAAACGAATTTAACTTTGAAGTGTCATTTAAAAATTTAAAAGAGGATGAGTTAGGACTTCTTCTTTTAACTTTAGAGTTGGAAAATGATATGCTTCATAAGTTTGGAAAAGCTAAAGCTCTTGGATTTGGTAGCTCAGAAGTTAAGGTAACTAATCTTTTACTTCAACCTAAAAACAGATATGAATCTTTTGACTCTTCATATGTTGAAAGTGAAGATAAACAAAAATTTATAGATGATTTCAAAAATAAATTTAATCTTGAAAACAAAGATCAATGGAAGGACTTAAAAGTTATTCTAAATCAAACTAATAAACTAGATTTCTCTAAGAGTCCATTCCCTGAGTCAGAAGATAAAAAAGGACAATTAAATACTCTTAACTGGTTTACTAAAATGAAAAAAGATTTTAAAAACAACTTTAAACTTCCTAAAATTCAAGATTATAAATAG
- a CDS encoding RAMP superfamily CRISPR-associated protein: MFNVNKNEIKISLKITPKSPLLIKASDDVQEKGNLIQWNTTAGSKEPFIPGSTLKGMLKEVFYTIWYDHFNLEEDKFKEIPEGKYKNDDKVYDYEDYMEDVLKEKGEDIFLEKSLKISKLFGAKNLKSRLHIDDAYFEGTGKVEKEKPKSVTPIDRFSGGAVVPLQFEYTCDPFITEVTIKNVEKDELKALLFAIRDSIDGDIRIGSSKTRGFGEVELAVKTLQYKEFKNSSLTLDSSNFNLDEKKSLKLGEDYLYKVYKLEKNAMENFEILKKVVG, from the coding sequence ATGTTTAATGTTAATAAAAACGAGATAAAAATATCTCTTAAAATCACTCCTAAATCTCCCCTTTTAATTAAGGCTAGCGATGATGTTCAGGAGAAAGGAAATTTAATCCAATGGAATACTACAGCTGGTAGCAAAGAGCCCTTTATTCCAGGTTCAACTCTTAAAGGTATGTTAAAAGAGGTTTTCTATACAATTTGGTATGATCACTTTAATTTAGAAGAGGATAAATTTAAAGAGATTCCAGAGGGAAAATATAAAAATGACGATAAAGTATATGATTACGAGGACTATATGGAGGATGTTTTAAAAGAAAAAGGAGAGGATATCTTCTTGGAAAAATCTTTAAAAATTTCTAAACTTTTTGGAGCTAAAAATCTTAAAAGTAGACTTCATATAGATGATGCTTATTTTGAAGGAACTGGAAAAGTTGAAAAAGAAAAACCCAAATCAGTTACACCTATAGACAGATTTAGTGGTGGGGCTGTTGTTCCTTTACAATTTGAGTATACTTGTGATCCTTTTATAACTGAGGTAACTATTAAAAATGTTGAAAAAGATGAACTTAAAGCTCTTCTTTTTGCAATAAGAGACAGTATTGATGGTGACATTAGAATCGGTTCTTCTAAAACTAGAGGATTTGGAGAGGTTGAACTGGCTGTTAAAACTCTTCAATATAAGGAGTTTAAAAATAGCTCTTTAACTTTAGATAGCTCTAATTTTAATTTAGATGAGAAAAAGTCTTTAAAATTAGGAGAAGACTACCTATATAAAGTTTATAAATTGGAAAAAAATGCTATGGAAAATTTTGAAATTCTAAAGAAAGTTGTTGGGTGA
- the cas6 gene encoding CRISPR-associated endoribonuclease Cas6, whose protein sequence is MFYSLLIRIKAQKNGEFKFFTGKKLHAAFLNIIKEADDELAQELHDKDIPKEFTVSNIFGTNSRGFKLEEGKDYLFRATFLNDKIYKIFSSEICKNILLSKGIFIENIPLSIEEIIYKDNKYSGVMDKIELKSKRYKLTFKTPTLFKSGDFFIRYPEINLLFKSLLTKYNLYSEEKIDGSILQFLHEINYEKMDLKLKREYLNKFFIEGFVGELIIRIDSKNKDFIEYINTLLNFAFYCGIGTKSSVGFGQVLVENLEGVER, encoded by the coding sequence TTGTTTTACAGTTTACTAATAAGGATTAAAGCTCAAAAAAATGGTGAATTCAAATTTTTTACAGGAAAAAAACTTCACGCTGCTTTTTTAAATATAATAAAAGAGGCTGATGATGAACTTGCTCAAGAACTTCACGATAAAGATATTCCTAAGGAATTTACAGTTTCAAATATCTTTGGAACAAATAGCCGTGGATTTAAACTTGAAGAGGGAAAAGATTACCTTTTTAGAGCTACCTTTTTAAATGATAAGATATACAAAATCTTCTCTAGTGAAATATGTAAAAACATACTTTTATCAAAGGGGATATTTATTGAAAATATCCCCCTTTCTATTGAAGAGATTATATATAAAGATAATAAATATTCAGGAGTTATGGATAAAATAGAGTTAAAATCTAAAAGATACAAATTAACATTTAAAACTCCTACGCTTTTTAAAAGTGGTGATTTCTTTATAAGATATCCTGAGATTAATCTACTTTTTAAATCTCTTCTAACTAAATATAACCTCTATTCAGAGGAGAAAATTGACGGAAGTATATTACAATTTTTACATGAAATTAACTACGAGAAGATGGATTTAAAATTAAAAAGAGAATATTTAAATAAGTTTTTTATAGAGGGATTTGTAGGAGAACTTATCATTAGAATAGATAGTAAAAACAAAGACTTTATTGAATATATTAACACTCTTCTTAATTTTGCCTTCTATTGTGGCATTGGGACTAAGAGTAGCGTTGGATTTGGTCAAGTTTTAGTTGAAAATTTAGAAGGAGTTGAGAGGTAG